Proteins co-encoded in one Azospirillum brasilense genomic window:
- a CDS encoding response regulator, translated as MADILVVDDDPVSLSIVSKILEKEGNSVTGCTDARAAIESLTFHEFDLLVTDLIMPDHDGFEVIQAARSLRPDLRIIVLSGIDERVPPELTMQALTKLGVARMVRKPIKPAVLASEVLAVLIGG; from the coding sequence ATGGCCGACATCCTTGTCGTCGATGACGACCCTGTATCCTTGAGCATCGTCAGCAAGATTCTGGAAAAGGAAGGCAACAGCGTGACCGGCTGCACCGACGCGCGGGCGGCCATCGAGTCATTGACCTTCCATGAGTTCGATCTGCTGGTCACCGACCTCATCATGCCCGATCATGACGGGTTCGAGGTCATCCAGGCGGCCAGAAGCCTTCGACCGGACCTGCGGATCATCGTCCTGTCCGGAATCGACGAGCGGGTGCCGCCGGAGCTGACCATGCAGGCCCTGACCAAGCTGGGTGTCGCCCGGATGGTCCGCAAGCCGATCAAGCCCGCGGTCCTCGCTTCCGAAGTGCTCGCGGTGCTGATCGGCGGCTGA
- a CDS encoding YajQ family cyclic di-GMP-binding protein — MPSFDIVSKTDIHEIDNALNGMRREIETRFDFKGSRCSVERTENDITLLADDPPKLEQMQELLRVYVTRRKLDAGALDYSKPPERAAGDALRQVVTVKQGIAQDLGKTIVKAIKDAKMKVQVSIQGDELRVTGKKRDDLQDAIALVRGLKIEQPLQYLNFRD, encoded by the coding sequence ATGCCGTCCTTCGACATCGTGTCCAAGACCGACATCCACGAAATCGACAACGCGCTGAACGGCATGCGCCGCGAGATCGAGACCCGCTTCGACTTCAAGGGCTCGCGCTGCAGCGTGGAGCGCACCGAGAACGACATCACCCTGCTGGCCGACGACCCCCCCAAGCTGGAGCAGATGCAGGAGCTGCTGCGGGTCTACGTCACCCGGCGGAAGCTGGACGCCGGTGCCCTGGACTATTCCAAGCCGCCGGAGCGGGCGGCGGGCGACGCGCTGCGCCAGGTCGTCACCGTCAAGCAGGGCATCGCCCAGGACCTCGGCAAGACCATCGTCAAGGCGATCAAGGACGCCAAGATGAAGGTCCAGGTCTCCATCCAGGGCGACGAGCTGCGCGTCACCGGCAAGAAGCGCGACGACCTCCAGGACGCCATCGCGCTGGTCCGCGGGCTTAAGATCGAGCAGCCCCTGCAGTATTTGAACTTCCGGGACTGA
- a CDS encoding MotA/TolQ/ExbB proton channel family protein, with protein MTGHIAVATAIIGIVFIVGLVMSAYRVWKIGGELDKAKLGGGRLMKVESERALEIRLFSRISHLQHIANALGMLGLIGTAWGFSLFAANITPDMVGNAASAGAMVTTLASGLGVAIYATMLGGALCLWTTCNLQLLRGATASLCALIMDEAHARSRLAPRTGTPEFAAPQAAPYGALGGEATS; from the coding sequence TTGACCGGGCACATCGCCGTGGCGACCGCGATCATTGGTATCGTCTTCATCGTCGGTCTGGTGATGTCGGCCTATCGGGTGTGGAAGATCGGCGGTGAACTGGACAAGGCCAAGCTCGGCGGCGGACGGCTGATGAAGGTCGAGAGCGAGCGCGCCCTGGAAATCCGCCTGTTCTCCCGGATCTCGCACCTTCAGCACATCGCCAACGCGCTGGGCATGCTCGGCCTGATCGGCACGGCCTGGGGCTTCAGCCTGTTCGCCGCGAACATCACGCCCGACATGGTGGGCAACGCCGCCTCGGCCGGCGCCATGGTGACCACGCTGGCCAGCGGTTTGGGCGTAGCGATCTACGCCACCATGCTGGGCGGTGCGCTGTGCCTGTGGACCACCTGCAACCTCCAGCTCCTGCGCGGGGCGACGGCGTCGCTGTGCGCGCTCATCATGGACGAGGCCCACGCCCGCTCGCGGCTTGCTCCGCGGACGGGAACCCCGGAGTTCGCCGCGCCGCAGGCGGCCCCCTACGGCGCGCTCGGCGGTGAGGCCACATCATGA
- a CDS encoding ABC transporter ATP-binding protein — translation MPLLDIKNLSVEFTTRAGTFRAVDGIDLTVDEGEVVGIVGESGSGKSVTSLAVMGLLGSNGTVVADRMHFGGKDLLAISPSQRRKITGKDVAMVFQEPMTSLNPCFTVGFQIMETLKVHEGLSGKALRNRAIELLEQVGIPAPESRLSAFPHQLSGGMNQRVMIAIAIACNPRLLVADEPTTALDVTIQKQILDLLVRLQKERGMALILITHDMGVVAETAQRVVVMYAGQVAETRPVDALFKAPRHPYTGALLDALPERALGKRRLPTIPGVVPGIGDRPQGCLFNPRCRFATDRCRIERPALFDVDAGKARCFYPLADAPVGAGEVL, via the coding sequence ATGCCTCTTCTCGACATCAAGAACCTGTCCGTCGAGTTCACCACGCGCGCCGGGACCTTCCGTGCCGTGGACGGGATCGACCTCACCGTCGACGAGGGCGAGGTGGTGGGCATCGTCGGCGAGTCCGGGTCCGGCAAGTCCGTGACCTCGCTCGCCGTGATGGGCCTGCTCGGCTCCAACGGCACGGTGGTCGCCGACCGCATGCACTTCGGCGGCAAGGACCTGCTGGCGATAAGCCCGTCGCAACGCCGGAAGATCACCGGCAAGGACGTGGCCATGGTCTTCCAGGAGCCGATGACCAGCCTGAATCCCTGCTTCACCGTCGGTTTCCAGATCATGGAGACGCTGAAGGTGCATGAGGGGCTGTCCGGCAAGGCGCTGCGCAACCGCGCCATCGAGCTGCTGGAGCAGGTCGGCATCCCGGCCCCCGAAAGCCGCCTGTCGGCCTTTCCGCACCAGCTCTCCGGCGGCATGAACCAGCGCGTGATGATCGCCATCGCCATCGCCTGCAACCCGCGCCTGCTGGTTGCGGACGAGCCGACGACGGCGCTGGACGTGACCATCCAGAAGCAGATCCTCGACCTCCTGGTCCGCCTCCAGAAGGAGCGGGGCATGGCGCTGATCCTGATCACCCACGACATGGGCGTGGTGGCGGAGACGGCGCAGCGGGTGGTCGTCATGTACGCCGGGCAGGTCGCCGAGACGCGCCCGGTGGACGCCCTGTTCAAGGCGCCGCGCCATCCCTACACCGGCGCGCTGCTCGACGCGCTGCCGGAGCGTGCGCTGGGCAAGCGCCGGCTGCCGACCATCCCCGGCGTGGTGCCGGGCATCGGCGACCGGCCGCAGGGCTGCCTGTTCAACCCGCGCTGCCGCTTCGCCACCGACCGCTGCCGCATCGAGCGGCCGGCCCTGTTCGACGTGGACGCCGGCAAGGCGCGCTGCTTCTACCCGCTCGCCGATGCTCCGGTGGGCGCCGGGGAGGTCCTGTGA
- a CDS encoding ABC transporter permease subunit — MTTPTTTGVPETLPAASPPVSQPPHPLVEFWYHFRQNKGAMAGLAVILLIAVVALFAELVAPHDPNIQYRDAILVPPVWQEGGRWAFLLGTDDIGRDMLSRLIFGARLSMMIGLIVVTLSLAVGLALGMIAGFFGGVTDALVMRFMDILLSLPSLLLAVVVAAILGPGLVNAMLAVSIVVIPHYARLTRAAVMAETNKDYVVASRVAGAGPLRLMLVVILPNCVAPLIVQATLGFSTAILDAAALGFLGLGAQPPTPEWGTMLASSLQFLQRAPWVVTWPGVAILVTVLAFNLLGDGLRDALDPKLKR; from the coding sequence ATGACGACTCCTACGACGACGGGCGTTCCGGAGACCCTTCCGGCCGCTTCTCCGCCGGTTTCCCAGCCGCCGCACCCGCTGGTCGAGTTCTGGTACCATTTCCGGCAGAACAAGGGGGCCATGGCCGGCCTCGCCGTGATCCTGCTGATCGCCGTAGTGGCGTTGTTCGCCGAACTGGTGGCGCCGCACGACCCCAACATCCAGTACCGCGACGCCATCCTGGTGCCGCCGGTCTGGCAGGAAGGCGGGCGCTGGGCCTTCCTTCTGGGCACCGACGACATCGGCCGCGACATGCTGTCGCGGCTGATCTTCGGGGCGCGGCTGTCGATGATGATCGGCCTGATCGTCGTCACGCTGTCGCTGGCGGTCGGGCTGGCGCTGGGCATGATCGCCGGATTCTTCGGCGGCGTCACCGACGCGCTGGTCATGCGCTTCATGGACATCCTGCTGTCGCTGCCCAGCCTGCTGCTGGCCGTGGTGGTGGCGGCGATCCTCGGGCCGGGGCTGGTCAACGCCATGCTGGCGGTGTCCATCGTGGTCATCCCGCACTACGCCCGCCTGACCCGCGCCGCGGTGATGGCGGAGACGAACAAGGACTACGTCGTCGCCTCCCGCGTCGCGGGGGCCGGGCCGCTGCGGCTGATGCTGGTGGTGATCCTGCCGAACTGCGTGGCGCCGTTGATCGTCCAGGCGACGCTCGGCTTCTCCACGGCGATCCTCGACGCCGCGGCGCTGGGCTTCCTCGGCCTCGGCGCGCAGCCGCCGACGCCGGAGTGGGGCACCATGCTGGCCTCCTCCCTCCAGTTCCTCCAGCGCGCCCCCTGGGTCGTCACCTGGCCCGGCGTGGCCATCCTGGTGACGGTGCTGGCCTTCAACCTGCTGGGCGACGGGCTGCGCGACGCGCTCGACCCCAAGCTGAAACGCTGA
- the rpoH gene encoding RNA polymerase sigma factor RpoH, whose protein sequence is MSTALTLTTPFPGESLSRYIEQVHRFPVLGAEEEYVLATAWRQHGDMEAARKLVTSHLRLVVKIATGFRGYGLPMTDLVGEGNIGLMTAVRKFEPDRGFRLSTYAMWWIKASIQEYILRSWSLVKLGTTGAQKKLFFGLSRLKRKLGEFGNGDLKPESVSRIAQELDVPESDVVAVNRRFVQPVASLNAPLSAGEGTAEMQDFLPDERPNAEDSLLERDEAMHRSALLRDAMAVLKDRERDILTARRLSPSPKTLEDLAAVYGVSRERIRQIEERAFQKLSQRVRELAAAA, encoded by the coding sequence ATGAGCACCGCATTGACGCTGACCACGCCTTTTCCCGGCGAGTCGCTGTCCCGTTACATCGAGCAGGTCCACCGCTTCCCGGTCCTGGGCGCGGAGGAGGAGTATGTGTTGGCCACCGCCTGGCGCCAGCATGGCGACATGGAGGCGGCCCGCAAGCTGGTGACCAGCCATCTGCGTCTGGTCGTCAAGATCGCCACCGGCTTCCGCGGCTACGGCCTGCCCATGACCGATCTGGTCGGCGAGGGCAACATCGGCCTGATGACCGCCGTCCGCAAATTCGAGCCGGACCGCGGCTTCCGCCTTTCCACCTACGCGATGTGGTGGATCAAGGCGTCCATCCAGGAATACATCCTGCGCTCCTGGAGCCTTGTGAAGCTGGGCACCACCGGCGCCCAGAAGAAGCTCTTCTTCGGCCTGTCCCGCCTGAAGCGCAAGCTGGGCGAGTTCGGCAACGGCGACCTGAAGCCGGAGAGCGTGTCCCGCATCGCGCAGGAACTCGACGTGCCGGAAAGCGACGTGGTGGCGGTGAACCGCCGCTTTGTCCAGCCGGTGGCCTCGCTGAACGCGCCGCTCTCCGCCGGGGAGGGGACCGCCGAGATGCAGGACTTCCTGCCCGACGAGCGTCCGAACGCCGAGGACAGCCTGCTGGAGCGCGACGAGGCGATGCACCGCAGCGCCCTGCTGCGCGACGCGATGGCGGTGCTGAAGGACCGTGAGCGCGACATCCTGACCGCCCGCCGCCTCAGCCCGTCGCCCAAGACGCTGGAGGATCTGGCCGCCGTTTACGGCGTCAGCCGCGAGCGCATCCGCCAGATTGAGGAGCGCGCCTTCCAGAAGCTGTCCCAGCGGGTGCGGGAACTCGCCGCAGCCGCATGA
- a CDS encoding DUF3072 domain-containing protein, which produces MNTKRNDERQHHPQPRRGDAANPGSNPKTADAGGADHSNREKDPDDWTTGDEPMTGAQASYLKTLSEEAGEGFDGDLTKAEASKRIDALQDKTGRGA; this is translated from the coding sequence ATGAACACGAAGCGCAACGACGAGCGTCAGCACCACCCCCAGCCCCGTCGCGGAGACGCAGCGAATCCGGGGAGCAACCCGAAAACCGCGGACGCCGGGGGTGCCGACCACTCGAACCGCGAGAAGGACCCGGACGATTGGACGACGGGGGACGAGCCGATGACCGGGGCGCAGGCCTCCTACCTGAAGACGCTCAGCGAGGAGGCCGGCGAAGGCTTCGATGGGGACCTGACGAAGGCCGAGGCCTCCAAACGCATCGATGCCCTTCAGGACAAGACCGGCCGCGGCGCCTGA
- a CDS encoding bacteriohemerythrin, which translates to MPLMVWNDKLSVGIAQFDEEHKQLVALVNELFDAVQAGRSKEALGGILDSLVAYTKSHFTHEEEHFARLGYPDREAHKAEHDALANQVLEVQRKYHAGATATLSMEVMNFLKNWLIKHIQGTDKKYGPFLKEKGVA; encoded by the coding sequence ATGCCGCTGATGGTGTGGAACGACAAGCTGAGCGTCGGGATCGCGCAGTTCGACGAGGAGCACAAGCAACTGGTCGCCCTGGTCAACGAGCTGTTCGACGCCGTCCAGGCGGGGCGCAGCAAGGAGGCGCTGGGCGGCATCCTCGACAGCCTCGTTGCCTACACCAAGTCCCACTTCACCCATGAGGAGGAGCATTTCGCCCGCCTCGGCTATCCGGACCGCGAGGCCCACAAGGCGGAACACGACGCGCTGGCCAACCAAGTGCTGGAGGTGCAGCGCAAGTATCACGCCGGCGCCACCGCCACGCTGAGCATGGAGGTGATGAACTTCCTGAAGAACTGGCTCATCAAGCACATCCAGGGTACCGACAAGAAATATGGCCCCTTCCTGAAGGAAAAGGGCGTGGCGTAA
- a CDS encoding M23 family metallopeptidase: MIRAALTTALSAGLFLGALAIAGPAAAEAPAFGLPVDCRVGETCFIQNYVDEDSGPGWRDHACGRLSYDGHDGTDFRLPDYTAMDKGVAVLAAAAGTVLRVRDGMEDVNVNLIGRDTVMKVGGGNAVIIDHGDGWQTAYLHMKRGSVAVTPGQRVEAGQRLGEVGLSGLTEFPHVHFGVRHNGAVVDPFVGQQPFTACGQTMAPLWNAATAKALAYRPTAGLGAGFATSRVPEAEPARHGEFAGETLTQDSPLLVLWSDIMGVRDGDTQRVRILDGNGRSLFDNSKGITGDKAAWFAYQGLKRPASGWPKGPYKGIVTLTRDGQTVVTLERRLEVR, encoded by the coding sequence ATGATCCGCGCCGCGCTCACCACCGCCTTGTCCGCAGGCCTGTTCCTGGGCGCGCTGGCCATTGCCGGCCCCGCGGCGGCGGAGGCGCCGGCCTTCGGATTGCCCGTCGACTGCCGGGTCGGGGAGACCTGCTTCATCCAGAACTACGTCGACGAGGACTCCGGCCCCGGCTGGCGCGACCATGCCTGCGGGCGGCTGAGCTACGACGGCCACGACGGCACGGACTTCCGCCTGCCCGACTACACGGCGATGGACAAGGGCGTCGCCGTGCTGGCCGCCGCCGCGGGAACCGTCCTCAGGGTGCGCGACGGCATGGAGGATGTGAACGTCAACCTCATCGGCCGCGATACGGTGATGAAGGTCGGGGGCGGCAACGCCGTCATCATCGACCATGGCGACGGCTGGCAGACCGCCTACCTGCACATGAAGCGCGGCAGCGTCGCGGTCACCCCCGGCCAGCGGGTGGAGGCCGGGCAACGGCTGGGCGAGGTCGGGCTGTCGGGGTTGACCGAGTTCCCCCACGTGCATTTCGGCGTGCGCCACAACGGCGCGGTCGTCGACCCCTTCGTCGGCCAGCAGCCCTTCACCGCCTGCGGCCAGACCATGGCGCCGCTGTGGAACGCCGCCACGGCCAAGGCGCTCGCCTACCGGCCGACCGCCGGCCTCGGCGCCGGCTTCGCCACCAGCCGGGTTCCGGAGGCCGAGCCGGCCCGCCACGGCGAGTTCGCCGGCGAGACGCTGACCCAGGATTCGCCCCTGCTGGTTCTGTGGTCCGACATCATGGGCGTCCGCGACGGTGACACCCAGCGGGTCCGCATCCTCGACGGCAACGGCCGGTCACTGTTCGACAACAGCAAGGGCATCACCGGGGACAAGGCCGCGTGGTTCGCCTATCAGGGGTTGAAGCGCCCGGCGTCGGGATGGCCGAAGGGACCCTACAAGGGCATCGTGACGCTGACCCGCGACGGCCAGACGGTCGTCACGCTGGAACGTCGGCTGGAGGTTCGCTGA
- a CDS encoding peptide ABC transporter ATP-binding protein — translation MSDILTDVMPATGPVVLEAIHLRKHYAVKRGAFKPAATVKALDGVSFQLEAGKTLAVVGESGCGKSTLARSVTMIEPPSSGQLLYDGRDVVGRTASEMKELRRTVQMVFQNPYGSLNPRKTVGSILSEPLVINTPMGKQERRERAVAMMAKVGLRPDQVDRYPHMFSGGQRQRIAIARALMLNPRVVVADEPVSALDVSIQAQVLNLMMDLQEELNLAYLFISHDLSVVRHIADAVMVMYLGRPVEHGPKDVVYSRPRHPYTRILMAATPRVNPALRAERVIPKGELPSPLNPPPGCPFHKRCPYATERCATEVPALRPVDERLVACHFAEEMA, via the coding sequence ATGTCCGACATTCTCACCGACGTCATGCCGGCCACCGGCCCGGTGGTGCTGGAAGCCATCCACCTGCGCAAGCACTACGCGGTGAAGCGTGGCGCCTTCAAGCCAGCGGCCACCGTCAAGGCGCTGGACGGCGTGTCCTTCCAGCTCGAAGCCGGGAAGACGCTGGCGGTGGTCGGCGAGTCCGGCTGCGGCAAGTCGACGCTGGCGCGCTCCGTCACGATGATCGAGCCGCCGTCCTCGGGCCAGCTCCTTTACGACGGGCGCGACGTGGTCGGGCGCACCGCGTCGGAGATGAAGGAGCTGCGGCGCACCGTCCAGATGGTCTTCCAAAATCCCTACGGATCGCTGAACCCGCGCAAGACCGTGGGCTCGATCCTGTCGGAGCCGCTGGTCATCAACACCCCGATGGGCAAGCAGGAGCGGCGGGAGCGGGCCGTCGCCATGATGGCGAAGGTCGGTCTGCGCCCCGATCAGGTCGACCGCTACCCGCATATGTTCTCCGGCGGCCAGCGCCAGCGCATCGCCATCGCGCGCGCGCTGATGCTGAACCCGCGGGTGGTCGTGGCGGACGAGCCGGTGTCGGCGCTCGACGTGTCGATCCAGGCGCAGGTGCTGAACCTGATGATGGATCTTCAGGAGGAGCTGAACCTCGCCTACCTGTTCATCTCCCACGACCTCAGCGTGGTCCGGCACATCGCCGACGCGGTCATGGTGATGTATCTGGGCCGCCCGGTGGAGCACGGGCCGAAGGATGTGGTCTACTCCCGCCCGCGCCACCCCTACACCCGCATCCTGATGGCCGCCACGCCGCGGGTGAACCCGGCGTTGCGGGCGGAGCGGGTGATCCCCAAGGGCGAACTGCCCTCGCCGCTGAACCCGCCGCCGGGCTGCCCCTTCCACAAGCGCTGTCCCTACGCCACGGAGCGCTGCGCGACCGAGGTGCCGGCGCTGCGCCCCGTGGACGAGCGCCTGGTCGCCTGCCACTTCGCGGAAGAGATGGCCTGA